In Miscanthus floridulus cultivar M001 chromosome 5, ASM1932011v1, whole genome shotgun sequence, one genomic interval encodes:
- the LOC136451804 gene encoding uncharacterized protein — MADDDQQPPAQRYWFPYWTAPPPAPAPAPRPAVRPQLSRRESRPAPQQPSPPPATATASPSHPQQAATPGSRGAGSGGPAPPAPQPQPTRLSSRPSPSPSRAPPLSPFREPNAPVPEPAPVPVARENKPPSPIRPNPIAHDVPKQKDITVPQEKIIQEPLVASKTQTKAPEKEKAKEKKKDKEKEKEQVKEKDKKDKDHKEKKEKDKEKEGSQLHKELKAGVADMVQKLSSSAPSTGGGHERAGSAAAGTTIITLAGENKGASMKVASSALADGKGDAAGGKERRGHKLDGSGKEQAGGGKGLTAFVNSNVQVTNNSLLLQSSCNGGDPGVNLKLSTKAKKKDG; from the coding sequence ATGGCTGACGACGACCAGCAGCCGCCGGCGCAGCGGTACTGGTTCCCGTACTGGaccgcgccgccgcccgcgcctgcCCCTGCTCCACGGCCGGCCGTCCGCCCGCAGCTGTCGAGGCGGGAATCTCGCCCGGCACCGCAGCAGCCATCGCCGCCTCCTGCAACAGCAACAGCGTCGCCGTCGCACCCGCAACAGGCGGCGACGCCGGGGTCCAGAGGCGCTGGCAGTGGTGGCCCCGCTCCACCGGCGCCCCAGCCGCAGCCGACGCGGCTGTCCAGCAGGCCGTCCCCGTCGCCTTCCCGCGCTCCGCCACTCTCGCCCTTTCGAGAGCCCAATGCTCCAGTGCCGGAGCCGGCACCGGTACCGGTTGCCAGAGAGAACAAGCCACCTTCTCCTATTCGTCCTAATCCTATTGCGCATGATGTTCCAAAGCAAAAAGACATCACCGTTCCGCAAGAGAAAATCATCCAAGAACCGCTTGTAGCATCCAAGACACAAACCAAGGCCCCAGAGAAAGAAAAAGCcaaggagaagaaaaaggataaagagaaggagaaggagcaggtgaaggagaaagataagaaggacaaggatcacaaagagaagaaggagaaggataaAGAGAAGGAAGGCAGCCAGCTGCACAAGGAGCTCAAGGCGGGCGTCGCCGACATGGTGCAGAAGCTCAGCTCTTCGGCGCCGTCGACTGGCGGCGGCCACGAGCGCgctggctcggcggcggcgggaaCGACCATCATCACGCTGGCCGGCGAGAACAAGGGCGCGTCCATGAAGGTAGCCAGCAGCGCCTTGGCCGACGGCAAGGGGGACGCGGCGGGCGGCAAGGAGCGCCGCGGCCACAAGCTCGACGGCAGCGGGAAGGAGCAGGCTGGGGGCGGCAAAGGGCTGACGGCGTTCGTCAACAGCAACGTGCAGGTAACCAACAACTCGCTGCTGCTGCAGAGCTCCTGCAACGGCGGCGACCCGGGGGTGAACCTCAAGCTGTCCACCAAGGCCAAGAAGAAGGACGGCTAG
- the LOC136449709 gene encoding uncharacterized protein: MRAITGGVVSSEPCSLDKAARTLLWFSKSAASHRPSSDCDTYLRTVTDATVQLIYFREELDGRHQQGAANFDAHDYEDPVEGERRHQDQESEGDMAVAAYGSHRDSAAGADLDLASCKKKGKKKNENPPEDRAVARADSHIPPSPEIATEKRRKKKHPNKEIIVDVKQEPSFVVEEELVSEKKKSKKKKEKDHVKLEEDVNEVEEKIVNDSAAEQRVARTERERKKKKHGQEEGRTEVVKEEKTIADGDLDIEKKKKKKRGRGDVYDNALEQVEHTKKKQKKHSGD; the protein is encoded by the coding sequence ATGAGGGCTATAACCGGCGGCGTCGTCTCCTCCGAGCCCTGTTCCCTCGACAAGGCTGCCCGCACCCTCCTCTGGTTCTCCAAGTCTGCCGCTTCCCACCGACCCTCCTCCGACTGCGATACCTACCTCCGCACCGTGACCGACGCCACAGTACAGCTCATCTACTTCCGCGAAGAACTCGACGGCAGGCACCAGCAGGGTGCCGCCAACTTCGATGCCCACGACTATGAGGATCCGGTGGAGGGCGAAAGAAGGCACCAAGACCAGGAGAGCGAAGGGGACATGGCGGTTGCCGCTTATGGTTCCCACCGCGATTCTGCCGCGGGGGCGGACCTAGATCTTGCCTCCTgtaagaagaagggcaagaagaagaATGAGAATCCCCCGGAGGATAGAGCGGTTGCCCGTGCTGACTCGCACATCCCCCCGTCACCAGAAATTGCCactgagaagaggaggaagaagaagcatccGAATAAGGAAATCATCGTCGATGTGAAGCAGGAGCCTAGTTTCGTGGTGGAAGAAGAGCTGGTGAGtgaaaagaagaagagcaagaagaaaaaggagaaggaTCATGTGAAACTGGAAGAGGATGTGAATGAGGTGGAAGAGAAAATAGTCAATGACAGTGCAGCAGAACAGAGAGTTGCCAGAACAGAGAGGGAAAGGAAGAAAAAGAAGCATGGACAAGAGGAAGGCCGCACTGAGGTTGTGAAGGAGGAGAAGACGATCGCTGATGGTGATCTAGacatagagaagaagaagaaaaagaagaggggtAGAGGTGATGTTTATGATAATGCTCTAGAGCAGGTAGAACATACAAAGAAGAAGCAAAAGAAGCATTCTGGAGATTAG